One Natator depressus isolate rNatDep1 chromosome 3, rNatDep2.hap1, whole genome shotgun sequence DNA segment encodes these proteins:
- the PSMB1 gene encoding proteasome subunit beta type-1 yields MLSTAGYAEPRPGMGHQLGAPVQHRFSPYTFNGGTVLAIAGEDFSIVASDTRLSEGYAIHSRDSPKCYKLTDQTVIGCSGFHGDCLTLTKIIEARLKMYKHSNNKTMTTGAIAAMLSTILYSRRFFPYYVYNIIGGLDEEGKGAVYSFDPVGSYQRDAFKAGGSASAMLQPLLDNQVGFKNMQNVEHIPLSLEKAMQLVKDVFISAAERDVYTGDALKISIVTKDGIKEETLQLRKD; encoded by the exons ATGTTGTCGACAGCCGGCTACGCGGAGCCCAGGCCCGGGATGGGGCATCAGCTCGGCGCCCCCGTGCAGCACCGGTTCTCCCCCTACACCTTCAACGGAGG GACGGTGCTGGCAATTGCTGGAGAAGACTTTTCTATTGTTGCCTCAGACACGCGACTGAGTGAAGGTTATGCAATTCACAGCCGGGACAGTCCAAAATGCTATAAACT AACAGATCAAACAGTCATTGGATGCAGTGGTTTTCATGGAGACTGCCTTACACTGACTAAAATTATCGAAGCAAGACTAAAG ATGTACAAGCATTCCAATAACAAGACCATGACTACTGGGGCTATTGCAGCAATGCTGTCGACAATCCTGTATTCTCGACGCTTCTTTCCTTACTACGTTTACAACATTATTGGTGGGCTTGATGAAGAAG gGAAGGGAGCAGTGTACAGCTTTGACCCAGTAGGTTCATACCAGAGAGATGCCTTCAAAGCTGGTGGTTCAGCAAGTGCCATGCTACAGCCCCTACTTGACAACCAG GTTGGCTTCAAGAATATGCAAAATGTGGAGCACATACCTTTGTCCCTGGAAAAGGCTATGCAACTAGTTAAAGATGTCTTTATTTCTGCAGCTGAGAGAGATGTATACACTGGAGATGCACTTAAGATCTCCATTGTCACAAAAGATGGTATTAAGGAGGAGACACTTCAATTACGGAAAGACTAA